Below is a window of Penaeus monodon isolate SGIC_2016 chromosome 13, NSTDA_Pmon_1, whole genome shotgun sequence DNA.
ATGATATCAGCTGACAGTTCGCTCTATAAACTTTGGTACAAATTACGGTTACCAGTTGTCTTTAGTGGTAGCAAGACAGTCACATTGTATCCAAGTCGACACTTGAAATCTAATATTAAACTTCGTTGTATGGGTATGATTATGTTGACGACGAAAAGTTTtgtgtataagcatataataCTTGAATATAGATTTATTAGTATAACTTTCATGACAgtggtataaataattttttataatctattttattgttacttAATACGTCTGTTTAACCTCTTTATacatggcggggggggggtcatcCAGACGAAATAAGAATTTTCAGAGACCTTACCAACCGCCAAAAAAGTGGGAGACACAGATTTAGGGTTATTCTTGGATTTCACAGTTATTGCCAGCTCATGAATAAAAATATTCAGTGTAGtctcttattaatatataatgtcatGTTTCTGTTCTTGTCGTTTTTACTTTCATTAAGATCTATCTTGATTTCTAGCTTATTTCTTTACAAATTTGAATGTAATGAAACTTTAATACTTTTACATACAGTAGAGAAACTGTGTAAACGCAGAGAATGTCCAGTATTTTCTTGTGTCTATATGTAATGCACCTTACACCTTTTCGTCTGCTTGTCTGCTTTTAGGACAACAATACAGAACTACATTACagtttagtttattatattatacaaacatttGACTATAAATATACTGTATCACAGACGTTTTCTAATAAAACTGTTGTTAATTTTCTTGGAATTCTGCACTGTTTATTTCAATGTTAaggttttatctctctctctctctctctctctctctctctctctctctctctctctctctctctctctctctctctctctctctctctctctctttctatatatatatatatatatatatatatatatatatatatatatatatatatatatatatacattttctctctctctctctctctctctttctctctctctcactctctctgatacactgtatctctcttttccacagtattttatcatcattcacaGCATTGATACTCTTTGGGAAACAAATGTTTAGATATCTTTAACCAAAACAACATAAGTCTGAGCATCAGACTTTACTGTAATATAGATTAAACAggataaattattataatcagaCCAACTAAAAACATATGCAAAACTTCAGCACCGTAAATACTATGCTATTAACTAATAAGCAAAACCTGACTAGCGTTTTGTTTTTATCACATGTAAAGAAAAAAGGTATTCTAACTCAAAAGAATGTAAATAAGAgattaattacatatttttttcttaattcaaagAAGTCCACAAGTCGGTACTGTATAACCTTCCGGGACCGTAATTGCCAAGTATCAGAACTAAATCTATGGCGCCTGGTTCGTCTCAGGGAAGAATCTTCAGCTCAGCCATGCGACGATGACCTCGGGTGTGTTTTCTGAGCATTACGAGGTCTTGCAGGGTCAGCCCGCGCCACGTGCGAAGGCCTTTCATCACGTGCAGGTTTTCGCATGTGTCCACGATGAGGCGCGCGGTGCTCAGGCCAAGCACGCAGTTGTACAGCTCCAGTACCTGCGATGTGCATGGAAATTTTACGACGAAATCCGTGTGAttgtttttgtctatctattcagtATCAACTAATTtcttttataacaatattttcacattttgtattcttactgttattaatgttaacatataatataataaaacaaacaaagaggagGAAAACCTGATTCTCACCTCGAGTTTATGCATTCGATTTATCGCCAAGATGTCCAGCAGGTCGTTCTCCACGAGCGTCGTGGGTCGACACACGAGGCGCCGCAGCTGCAAGCACTTCCTGAGAGCCGCAACCAGTCCTTGCCGCACCAGAGTGAAGTCCTTCGCCCATGCCTTCGGCCCCACGCCCGTCATGCAGTCGATTTCCAGCACCTGCGAGGCAAGGCACGGTTCAAAGCAAGTGGTTTCATAGCGATGATGTTGGAAATTTTAATGTCTCTCTATTTACACATACTCACattcatacgcatacacacaaacacaagccccccccccccggcatacacataaacacaaacgcaccccccccccactggtTCTTAATGTATAATTGACAAGTTCAGAATTGTTTCGCAGTAATGATGCcatttttgtgtttgtaagtAATATGCAGACAACACTGCATCTATACTGTCTTAATGCAAAAATGACAAACAATGAACAGTATTTTTCATACCAGATACAAGTGTCTTTAAGAGATCCTTACATACACCCATCCTAACCATCCCAATCTCTATAAGGcatcatctaacctaaccaaactcgaAATGAATTTATAATTAAGAGAATAAAGGCACACGTTTTCTCCGTTACATTTgagatattttatttgttaaccaCAATCTTTGTAtttgatgtacatatatacaagtatatgtacgTGTCAATGGTTCCCTTTTTTCAGTGATGGTATCCATAATTCACGTGATATTTCCTCACTATCATGCAGGAGATTCCCTTCATAGCAGAGTGGAACTTCACCTATATTATATTCTTGCtcgaaacaaaataaacatagcTTACATCTTCAACCGGCAAGCATAAAACCCAGAAGAGAAAGtgtaacattacaaaaaaaaaaaaaaaaaaaaaaagatgttcccAAGTGCAACAGGAAATTATGTGATAATGTCGGCTTCCATTTGATTGGTAAAATAAATCCAATAGAGGTCTAATGCATATATCGCGCTTAGTTGATCTCTTATTTAATCCCGGATAAAAGGGTTAATTTAAAATCTTCGTTTGTCGTTTTATTTGTATGTCAACTGTTCCATACAGACataacagatttttttcttcagttctgGGCTCGTCTCTTGACCTTCTTTAAAATGCGTCCCTGCTTTTTTGAGAAGTGAAGGAAGTGCGTCGTTCCAGTAGTTTGTGAGCTAAAAGAAGCTAAAGAAGGGCTAAGAAAGAAAGGTTACTCAGCCTAAGTAACGCTGCTCCGAAAGTACATTTTCCGTTCATTCTTCGTTGTTgatacaatatttttctttcgaAATAATTTTGTGGATACTGTATTCATGATTCCCGATATCATATTAGACAAATTGGTTGTCTGTGGGAAAATATGCATagcatagtaatagtaattctcATAATCTTAATTTCCTTATAACCTCGAGGAAACCAGAAAGACATAGCCCTGAATCCGGTCCCACTTCTCTGAATGCTGAGGCCAGGGAACCCCAGAAAACTAGAAGTTTCAGTATCATCCCATCTACCGTAATTAATTCAAAGCTATCCATAATAACTTTTAATATGACATCTCCAACTTTATCTTACCATAATAAGTTAAACTAATCTAGCTACATCATTTATATAGGATCATAATCAAATTAATCCGACAAGGATGGTTTGGCACTTTCGTAGGTAATATATGACATCGTCCAAGTACGACTTTCTacttctctgttctttttctgcTCTTCTTGTTTCACTTTCTTTCCAATACTTACTTTCTAATCTCCTTTACTTCGCTTTTTTCTCGCTTTACACTTTTTACCCTTTGTTTctgtatattcttttctttttgttttccttttatttgcaacatatagctatcattatcaatgtcactaTTACAAATGTTGCTGCATTTATGTTCGGTACTGTCTTAACTTTCAATAGAAATCTCCTTACCATATTAAACTTGTATGTATGCAAAATCAATATAGCCTTGCTAATTTATAAatgtcagtttttcttttttccatgtttccggaaatattagtataatatagttACCCTGATAAGTTcaataatatacattttctatTACCCGtggttttgataaagaaaatGTCTAATGTTATGGAGTAACTAAAATAAAGAAACGCTATCATTGCTCATCGTgcactttttattttatgaataatgaagactattgtaataataaaactagACATCCTGCAGAGTGATAATTATGGTGAAATTTAATTTCGGAAAATTTGGATATGACGTCTAACACGggtgtaaattatattttttttctgaatttgagGGAGGGGGGCATGATAAGTATCAGGGAAATTGCTTCCCACCTACCCCTCACCTGATCTGAAAAATCCCCACCACGTAATCTTCTGGCAGAATAAGCCCTCACACCAATAATTCTTGCCTTGACCAATAAATCCGGAATGGCCAGTCGTCAAAATCCTCGTCGTCGCTACCGGCGGGAATTGTGACTACTAACTGCTGTTTTTTTCGTTATTGCCATGATGTTTTGCATGTTAATGCGAAACAACACCTTATGCACAATCTAGCCATGACGAAACTGATTTGGATTTCGACTTCCCGTGTGTCCAGGTTCTATTGTCGGATTATCTATTACAAATTTAATTGGCTCTAATAGTTTGGTTGCTAGTGTCTGTTGTCACGTCACGGCCAAGCGCAATTCCAATTGGCTCCTTTGATTTCCCTCTATGACGCCGTAAGCTACAACTCCGTCCGATTGTTTCGTCGCCTCCTCGTCATTTTTTCGCTGCTGGAAAAGTACGTGTGATGGAGCGCCAGAAATTTCTGAGATTTACATCCtctctatcaccattattatttgctTGCGAAGGAAatactatagaaaaaaatatcttggaaTGTTACGTTCTATCGGATGGCAAGGTGTTAAGCGTCATTTCCAGTAATAGCGTGTTTTTTTTACCTGTACCTGTAAAATATCTGTTCATTCATATGAGTAGCTCAAAAAGGTATCAACCAAACTTAATATTCTAACGGTCTAACCTAATCTAACAGATCTCActaaattttatttaatcttattcttaCCTAGCGTCTCCCAGATTATGCGGCTTtaccgacaaacacacacacacacacacacacatatatatatatatatatatatatatatatatatatatatatatatatatttatatatatacatatatatatatatatatatatatataatatatatgtatatatatattttatatatatacatatatatacatatatatatatatatatatatatatatatatatatatatatatatgtgtgtgtgtgtgtgtgtgtgtgtgtgtgtgtgtgtgtgtgtgtgtgtgtgtgtgtgtgtgtgtgtgtgtgtgtgtgtgtgtgtgtgtgtgtgtgtatgtgtgtgtgtgtgtgtgtgtgtgtgtgtgtgtgtgtgtgtgtgtgtgtgtgtgtgtgtgtgtgtgtgtgtgtgtgtgtgagtgagtgagtgagtgagtgagtgagtgagtgtgtgtgtgtgtgtaaacacatacatacacacacacacacacacacacacacacacacacacacacacacacacacacacacacacacacacacacacacacatatatatatatatatatatatatatatatatatatatatatatatatatatatatgtacgtgtgtatgtgtgtgtgtgtgtgtgtgtgtgtgtgtgtgcgtgtatgtgtgtgtgtgtgtgtgtgtgtgtgtgtgtgtgtgtgtgtgtgtgtgtgtgtgtgtgtgtgtgtgtgattgtataaaaTCGCAGGACTTAATTCTTGGTCCTCGTCTCACAAGTACCACGTGAATAAGACCTCCCTAGCCCAGCATGTATCAAATCACATCCCGTAATCTACTAAGCTCATCATCCTCGTGATGAACATCGCCCCTCCTAATCTGAATCGTCTAAACCAACGTAACATAACGTAACAAATTTAACCTATTGTGTGACCATAGATTATGTTATGATGCATTgctatttttaatttcttatttatttcgttCTTACTGACACTTTCACtacatttttgtactttttagaTTGTATATTCCAATGTCCACATCACACccaattatttttctgtttaacaTACTGCACATAGCAGCTACGTCAATAACTTATAAGGCCGGAAAACCGTATCTTGATCAGACACTTTTCTGTAAAAGTGTAAAGAGCAAAGGAATTATCTTGCTCTGAATGCCATTAGAGTAATCAAATAATTTTGAGAGGGTGCCACATTACCTGATAAACAGTAAACCCCGGCACATCACGATGCCATCTACAAGAGCTAGAGCCAGATGTTGGCCTGGCGCCAGCTGGGTTACGCGATTCTGTCCGTAAGACTGTTGACAGTTACTGTTTTGAGCCAAATTACGCCGCTTTTTAGCACTTcctaacaagagcaacaacaacaacgaagatagtgataataataacgaaagaaaattcGCTTCCACTTAATCTCTACTGACGATATTCTATCTGATTTATCTACCTGCAAGATGTGTTTATTTTACATAGAGTGAACTTATATCTAAACTTATCCAACCAAAAATCCACCCTGACTTATTGTCTGACGTAGAGTAATATCAAAGCATCAAGCAGAATTTAACTAACAATTTAGTTATCATCGACAAGCGTGCCAAGGGCTTACCACTCGTTTCTGTTTACTGTTTAGCtcttttgttataataatgagatatactTTTCATCAGTGTTACTTTCATCTGTCGGTTAAAGTTTACAACAAAAACGCCTTTAAAGCCATTTATCTTATATAAAGAAATTGCCAACCATAAGTTTTTGAAGAACCTGGTCTTGATGACCTGACCCAACGTGATGTTAATATTAACGCTCTATCCAATCCAAGTGTACTTTGTACTTTGTGTACTCCATGTCTcactgtgtctgcgtgtgtgtatgtgcacgcgcttgtttctgtgtgtatatcaaACGACACCCTAGGTAGTCTCACCTTGAGTTTGGCCAAGGCGATACTTGCAGGACTAGTGAGTGCTGTAATAGATTCTTTCGCAGGCACCGTGACGGCAGGCAACGCTAGCTCTTCCAGGTGAGGGCAATTGCCGGCCAAGACACCCAGGTCTGCTTCCCAGTACACATCGCCCTCGACCCTGAGCGTCACTAACTGGGTGCCCACCGACCATGCGAACTCGTACAAGGCCGCAGGAGTGAGCAAGAAAGGCTCCCTCACAGTCAGCCGCAGGTGCTGCAACCCGGGCAGGAGCCGCAGGTCGTTCAGCGTCACACCGGCGCAGTTGAGCGTTGCGTTAATGGTGGTTAGATTGGGGCACATCCGACGGAGGAGCTGCAGCGTCCCCACCGTCACACTGCGAGCATTCACTTCCTCCAGAGCTGTCACAGTGGTTCCGTCGCTTAGCTCGTCGAGCATTTTCAGGGCCTCGATGGAGTCCATGGAGCCTAGGCTGGTGAGACTCGGTAGGCGCGTCAGGAGGTTGCAGACGCCCTCTTGCGTCACGCTGGTGCCTCCGACGTCCACGTGACGTAGCCTTACCTCACTGTTTTCACCCTCGCCCCAAAGTACGTTGACGATGATTCGGTTGAGGCCCTCGTCCGTCACGCCCGCGGAGCCTGAGACATCGAGGTGCGTCACAAATCGGCAGTGGCGGGTCAAGATGGTGATGGCGTCGTCGTTGGCGTTGATGATTCTCACGCGGCGTAGCTTCTTGCAGGTGCGGCAGAGGTCGGTGAAGACTCGGCGAACGGCGTCCGTGAGGGCCGGGGGCATCGTCAGCACCAAGTGCATGAGGCCGTCGCCGTTGTAAAGCAGCAACTCGATGTCGAGCGGCCAGTCCACTCCGTCGGCGCCCGGGCGAGGGATGGACACGTACACTGGCTCATACACAACGATCTCCGGCGTGAGCAGGACAAGGGCGCGGTTTATTTGCGCCAGTTCTCTGCTGCCGTGTTGCAAGTGGAGGCCGCCTGCTTTGAGGGCGTTGTGGATCATGATGGTGCGGAGGTCGCGGGGCAAGTCTTCCAGGAACCTCTGGACGCGAAACACCTGCGGCTTGGGCAGATCCCGCCGTAGCGCATATTGCACCCGCTCCAGCCAGTACTTACTGCACATTTGCTTCAGACTGATAACCGTCGGCGGCACTGTGGGCGGCGGAGCAGCGCGGTGAGGCGCAAGCGGTAGCGCCTCCTGATGCCGTGCTAACGCCAGCGGCAGTCGCGGCAACGGCATATTAACAAGCGCCATTGCCGACTTTTACTCTAACACGTCACACACTCAAGTGTTTCGAGCCTCAAATCACGAGAGCAACTACAACGCGATGTAGGTCATACCCACTTACGAGCGAGCCAAGTGACCATCAGCAACGCCTGCTTACAGAGCCGCGTGTCTTCACCAGGAATAAATCGCTCAATGCACTTCTGAATGTGCACTCATGGCATGTGTATAATCAAGGCTCTTAGACTGACGAAGAAGACAGGTACATAGTGGACGCTACAAGTGTCCGGCCATAGGCGCAGCCACCATCACGAAGTCTTCTCACACACTGCTGCGGTAAATATAACACAGAGGGCGCGGACGGGCAGGTGGGCGAGGGGGATTGCCAAcacgtgaaggagagggagggggatgtggtGATGGCGTATGGATAGAAACAAATTTAATGCAAAGACTACTAGAGATTCTgactgttatacatatataattccatAAATGTAATTTTTCTTAAGAGGATGTGAAAGTAAATTTGAAGTCTGTATTTATACAAAACATTGTAGTGTAGTGTTTAAATACTATACAATACATGATAATGACGTGTCAGAAAATCACATTTACAAAACGTACTTATTTAAGTGTCTTTTCATATTCTGTCCCCAGGCTTTCTTAATATAACCACGACTCTCAGGCGAAACCACCATTCGGGTTTTCCCAGCGACCAACTTCCCCAACCAGAACAGCCGCTCTTCCTGATTTTCCTTCCTTCGTCGAAAATGTGTGAGTTATGATGGTACTTTAGTCCTGACATTCGCTATTTTGGTCGCTGCGACGTCCTAGTAGGGGTCACTAACAGGTCATCCACAAATAGTACAAGGACACGGCAATGTATCCCGTATGTTTCTAATTATAGCATACTGGGAGCGGAAACTCTGTCATGTTTTTCGTTTAACAGAAATAGTGTTTTGAATATTCAAAGAACTGAGAGTTCACACACGTGAATTTCAGTAACTATATCATGCTAAGGAAGTTGCGCTCTAAAAGTCAGAATATACAAGATAAAATATCACcaaatttcaataattttataaGAGCTATAGTAAAGGATGTTGAGGTCATATCCTCCCCATTCATGTGAACTCGCTTCATAAATGACTGAATCGTTTCTGAAGTTTTCTGATGCAACGAAGCGTTTAATAACTACAAAGATAGGCAACATTATTAATGAAAACgattttagacacacacacacacacacacacacacacacacacacacacacacacacacacacacacacatatatatatatatatatatatatatatatatatacatacatacatatatacacacacatatatatatatacatatatatatatatatatatatatatatatatatatatatatatatatatataatatgtgtgtgtgtgtgtgtgtgtgtgtgtgtgtgtgtgtgtgtgtgtgtgtatgtgtgtttgtgtatatatgtatatatatacatacatatatatatatatatatatatatatatatatatatatatatatatatgcataatatatatatctatatatatatatatatatatatatgtatatatacataatatatatataatatatatatatatatatatatatatatatatatatataattacacacacacacacacacacacacacacacacacacacacagacacaacacacacacacacacacacacacacacacacacacacacacacacacacacacaaacacacacacacacacacacacacacacacaaacacacacacacacacacacacacactcacacacacactcacacacacacactcacacacacacatattatatatatatatatatatatatatatatatatatatattatatatatatatatatatattatatatatatatatatacatatacatatatgtatttatcttctTGTGCATATCAAATCAGCGTTTTTCAAATCAGTTATCTGTATTTGCAAGCTAAATTGTTGCGGGATTAATCAGCTGTCAGTAACTTCaaagatggactttttttgttttttcatcttcattatctattactattatcattattatcattatcattattactgttatcattatcatcactatctttatttttatcattattattagtcactttcatcatcaccatcatcaccaccatcaccatcaccatcaccatcaccatcaccatcaccatcaccatcatcatcatcatcacatcatcatcatcatcatcatcatcatcatcatcatcatcatcatcatcatcatcatcatcatcatcatcatcatcatcatcattatcatcatcattattttactttttatgccCATAGTTTAaatctttcatttacttttatcaCTCTTTTGTTGCTATTCATGGTCCATGTTTAAAGCGTTAATACTTTTCGTTTCCAATATTTAAGCCTCTTTTCATAAGGATTTACTATCATTCTTTAAATTACATTAATACAATCAGATATAATGAAGAATTCTTTAGCCATCTACATGCTTTCAACCACAAAAACTTGACCCTTAAGTTTCTGACCTTAAAGCTTTTGTTGGGACCGCGAGGTCAATTATACCTCTTGGGTGAGTGAgaaaattatttgtatttacaAAGCTGTTATTCGTTTCGTTCAGTTGGCAGACTTGTTACATGAGTGAATAACGAACTAAATTCTTCGTTTCTTTTGAACTCGTCTTCATGACACACTAGACTATCCTAAATACCGTTTTTGTACCAGAATAATTAACtcattacacgcacacatatatatacagtttacacacagatagatagatagatatgttatatatgtatatatacatgtatatatatatatatatataatatatatatatatatataaataatataaatatatattatagataatatatatagtatataatattaatatgatatatatttatgtatataaatatatttataataatataatatatatatatataatatatatatatatatatatatatataatatatattatatatatatatatatatttatatatcatatatatatatatatatataaaataatatatatatgtatattcatatatatatatatattatatatatatatataaatatatatatatatatatatatatatatatatatatatatatatattatatatatatatatttatgtatttatgcatgcatgttgaaatatgtaaatatatgtattcatgtaaatAATTCTTCAAAACGtatgaagaaatggaataaatttacatattttctccttttgttttatcACATATTTGTTATTCTTGTAGACAAAACCAATAAATATTGTGATATTTTTTGTTGATCTAGCATTACGAATTTTCATTGTTCTACACACCTTTGTCTGTATTTTTGGACAATTTGTCAGTTATATTTGTGATAGACTTTATGTAACATACATTCTTTagttattctgttattatcatttgcaaaGCATTTCATATTAAGAGGAATGTTAGTCAAGGTGCCTTTGTAttcatctcttgtattttcataATAAATGATGAGGTTTGATGTTCAAAATGACTACAAACAATATAAGTTTTGATCATTTATTGAGGATGAGAACATAGACAGCATAATTATTGATACATGTTCCATCTACATTTGGTCTACTCTAGTATACTAACTCTATCGCAGCCATCAATGCCCCACAGTTCGGGTGAGTGAATTGTTGGGTCCTCGTTGAGATTCATTTAATAGTATAGATTTTTAGGCTATGAATAACAATCTGGTTTGCAATTAAATAGAGTAAAAATCTATAGGCATCTGGAAACTTTGATTATCTGGTT
It encodes the following:
- the LOC119580172 gene encoding uncharacterized protein LOC119580172 → MALVNMPLPRLPLALARHQEALPLAPHRAAPPPTVPPTVISLKQMCSKYWLERVQYALRRDLPKPQVFRVQRFLEDLPRDLRTIMIHNALKAGGLHLQHGSRELAQINRALVLLTPEIVVYEPVYVSIPRPGADGVDWPLDIELLLYNGDGLMHLVLTMPPALTDAVRRVFTDLCRTCKKLRRVRIINANDDAITILTRHCRFVTHLDVSGSAGVTDEGLNRIIVNVLWGEGENSEVRLRHVDVGGTSVTQEGVCNLLTRLPSLTSLGSMDSIEALKMLDELSDGTTVTALEEVNARSVTVGTLQLLRRMCPNLTTINATLNCAGVTLNDLRLLPGLQHLRLTVREPFLLTPAALYEFAWSVGTQLVTLRVEGDVYWEADLGVLAGNCPHLEELALPAVTVPAKESITALTSPASIALAKLKVLEIDCMTGVGPKAWAKDFTLVRQGLVAALRKCLQLRRLVCRPTTLVENDLLDILAINRMHKLEVLELYNCVLGLSTARLIVDTCENLHVMKGLRTWRGLTLQDLVMLRKHTRGHRRMAELKILP